The Phacochoerus africanus isolate WHEZ1 chromosome 3, ROS_Pafr_v1, whole genome shotgun sequence genome window below encodes:
- the LOC125123006 gene encoding WAS/WASL-interacting protein family member 1-like yields MESPVRLARGPPPRDRRPGAGDGPHSSSGSGAHRSGGRAGRGPRRKLLPGTGRGRGFPWSRARLPKDESRGTREALAPGPTPRHPAGLGLTQQHLASPFISQPRPYPAIFLPPPQFPHPRPSVPLPCATVHHTGRQPSRHLPPRLLLLLPPSAPCRLGPGMGGGR; encoded by the coding sequence ATGGAGAGCCCGGTGCGCCTAGCTCGGGGACCACCCCCACGCGACCGCAGGCCCGGGGCAGGCGACGGTCCCCACAGCTCCTCCGGCAGCGGTGCCCACCGCtctgggggaagggctgggaggggTCCGCGTAGGAAGCTGCTCCCGGGAACCGGGCGTGGGCGAGGGTTTCCTTGGTCCCGCGCCCGGCTCCCAAAGGATGAATCGAGGGGGACGAGGGAGGCCCTGGCTCCCGGCCCCACCCCTCGCCACCCGGCGGGGCTGGGACTGACACAGCAGCACCTCGCCTCACCATTCATTTCCCAGCCTCGTCCCTACCCCGCCATTTTCCTGCCTccgcctcagtttccccacccccgcccatcAGTCCCCTTACCCTGTGCCACAGTCCACCACACAGGCCGGCAGCCGTCCCGCCATCTTCCTCCtcgcctgctgctgctgctgcccccgTCTGCTCCGTGCCGGTTGGGGCCAGGGATGGGCGGCGGGAGGTAG